The genomic DNA TGGTTTGATCATCCCCGGCGGGGAGAGCACAACCATCGGCAAGCTCATGAGAAAGTATGGCTTCATCGAAGCTATTCAGCAATTTTCCAGCGAGGGCAAGCCTCTTTTTGGCACCTGCGCTGGCTTGATAGTAATGGCGAAGAAGATCGAAGGCGGCGAAGAGCCTCATCTGGGTGTGATGGACATCAGCGTATCGCGTAATGCGTTTGGGCGTCAGCGGGAGAGCTTTGAGACTGACCTGGAGGTCAAAGGTCTTGAGGAGCCGCTTCGCGCAGTCTTTATACGTGCGCCGTTAATCACGGAGGTTGGCGAAAGCGTCGAAGTGCTGGCGACTTAT from Paenibacillus woosongensis includes the following:
- the pdxT gene encoding pyridoxal 5'-phosphate synthase glutaminase subunit PdxT, which gives rise to MKVGVLALQGAVAEHIRSIESTGAEGVAVKQPEQLLDIDGLIIPGGESTTIGKLMRKYGFIEAIQQFSSEGKPLFGTCAGLIVMAKKIEGGEEPHLGVMDISVSRNAFGRQRESFETDLEVKGLEEPLRAVFIRAPLITEVGESVEVLATYNDEIVTARQGHLLVSSFHPELTDDASLHKYFTEMIQANKTAAK